The following is a genomic window from Actinomadura sp. WMMB 499.
GTAAGACGACCCTCGCCGGCAAGCTCGCCCGCTGGCTCAAGCAGGAGGGCCAGACCCCGATGCTGGTGGCGGCCGACCTGCAGCGGCCCAACGCCGTCCAGCAGCTCCAGGTCGTCGGCGAGCGCGCCGGGGTCCCGGTGTTCGCGCCCGAACCCGGCAGCGGCGTCGGCGACCCCGTGGACGTCGCCCGCCGCTCCATCGAGCAGGCCCGGCGCGCGCAGCACAGCATCGTCGTCATCGACACCGCGGGCCGTCTCGGCATCGACGCCGAGATGATGCAGCAGGCCATCGACATCCGCGACGCCGTGCAGCCGGACGACGTCCTGTTCGTGGTCGACGCCATGGTCGGCCAGGACGCGGTGAACACCGCCCAGGCGTTCATGGACGGGGTCGGCTTCGACGGCGTCGTCCTGACCAAGCTCGACGGCGACGCGCGCGGTGGTGCGGCCCTCTCGGTCCGGCACATCACCGGCCGGCCGATCATGTTCGCCTCGACCGGTGAGAAGCTCGAGGACTTCAGCGTCTTCCACCCGGACCGGATGGCCGGGCGCATCCTCGACATGGGCGACATCCTCACCCTGATCGAGCAGGCCGAGCGCACCTTCGACGAGGCGCAGGCCGAGAAGATGTCGGCCAAGTTCGCCTCCGGCGAGGACTTCACCCTCGAGGACTTCCTCGAGCAGATGATGATGATCCGCAAGCTCGGCCCGATCGGAAACCTGCTCGGGATGATGCCGGGCATGGGCCAGGTCCGCGATCAGATCAGCCAGATCGACGACCGCGACCTGGACCGGATCGCCGCGATCATCCGCTCGATGACCCCGCAGGAACGCTCCCAGCCCAAGATCATCAATGGCTCGCGCCGCGCCCGCATCGCCAAGGGGTCCGGTGTCGGCGTCGGTGAGGTCAGCAGTCTCGTCACGCGCTTCTTCGACGCGCAGAAGATGATGCGGCAGATGGCGGGCGGCATCCCCGGAATGCCGGG
Proteins encoded in this region:
- the ffh gene encoding signal recognition particle protein, producing MFETLSDRLTTVFSSLRTKGRLSEADINATAREIRVALLEADVALPVVKDFIARVKERARGSEVSQALNPAQQVVKIVNEELIEILGGETRELRLAKNPPTVVMLAGLQGAGKTTLAGKLARWLKQEGQTPMLVAADLQRPNAVQQLQVVGERAGVPVFAPEPGSGVGDPVDVARRSIEQARRAQHSIVVIDTAGRLGIDAEMMQQAIDIRDAVQPDDVLFVVDAMVGQDAVNTAQAFMDGVGFDGVVLTKLDGDARGGAALSVRHITGRPIMFASTGEKLEDFSVFHPDRMAGRILDMGDILTLIEQAERTFDEAQAEKMSAKFASGEDFTLEDFLEQMMMIRKLGPIGNLLGMMPGMGQVRDQISQIDDRDLDRIAAIIRSMTPQERSQPKIINGSRRARIAKGSGVGVGEVSSLVTRFFDAQKMMRQMAGGIPGMPGMPGGGKRKATKAAKAKNKKGKQRSGDPRKRAAQGKQQPKEHADGAPQGLPPGLGGQLPPGLGGQLPPGFQMPDLDKLQGRKKK